In a single window of the Falco rusticolus isolate bFalRus1 chromosome 13, bFalRus1.pri, whole genome shotgun sequence genome:
- the AGXT gene encoding serine--pyruvate aminotransferase isoform X2 has product MHCTAVLGAAQAASTAALLQARLLGMARRAMATSLLCVPPPQVLLRPLAVPERLLLGPGPSNVPPRILAAGSQQLLGHMHPEVLQVMDEIKAGIQYAFQTRNRLTLAISGTGHCAMEAALLNLLDRDDTALVAVNGIWGQRAADIARRLGANVHELLKPPGPGAAQALGALHHARRVLHRGAAATGGAGRALPPPWLPAACGCGGITRGSPHLHGPAGEKMLRRKTKPLSFYLDMSWLANYWGCDGELRRYHHTAPINSFFSLREGLAMLAELGLENSWERHRANCTQLCQGLCDLGLELFVKEEKARLPTVTTVRVPEGYDWKEITAFLMDNYSIEIAGGLGPSVGKVLRIGLMGCNSTSGNVDRVLCALRDALRHCRHSRL; this is encoded by the exons ATGCACTGCACcgctgtgctgggtgctgcacaggcagcctccactgctgctctcctccaggCTCGGCTCCTGGGAATGGCAAGGCGTGCCATGGCCACCAGCCTGCTCTGCGTCCCTCCGCCCCAGGTGCTGCTTCGGCCCCTGGCTGTGCCAGAGAGGCTGCTGCTTGGGCCAGGGCCCAGCAACGTGCCCCCCCGCatcctggctgcaggcagccagcagctcctgggccaCATGCACCCCGAGGTGCTGCAG GTGATGGATGAGATCAAGGCGGGCATCCAGTATGCCTTCCAGACGCGGAACCGGCTGACCCTGGCCATCAGTGGCACTGGCCACTGTGCTATGGAGGCTGCCCTCCTCAACCTGCTGGACCGTGATGACACTGCACTGGTGGCTGTCAACGGCATCTGGGGACAACGTGCTGCCGACATTGCCAGGAGGCTGG GAGCCAATGTCCATGAGCTGCTGAAGCCCCCAG GGCCTGGTGCAGCACAAGCCCTCGGTGCTCTTCATCACGCACGGCGAGTCCTCCACAggggtgctgcagccactggAGGGGCTGGGCGAGCTTTGCCACCG CcatggctgcctgctgcttgtgGATGCGGTGGCATCACTCGGGGGAGCCCCCATCTTCATGGACCAGCAGG GGAGAAGATGCTGAGGAGGAAGACGAAGCCCCTGTCCTTCTATCTGGACATGAGCTGGTTGGCAAACTACTGGGGCTGCGATGGGGAGCTGCGAAG GTACCACCACACAGCACCGATCAACAGCTTCTTCAGCCTGCGGGAAGGCTTGGCcatgctggcagagctg gGTCTAGAGAACTCTTGGGAACGCCACCGGGCCAACTgcacccagctgtgccaggggctgtgcGACCTGGGGCTTGAGCTCTTCGTGAAGGAGGAG AAGGCAAGGCTTCCCACTGTCACCACTGTCAGGGTGCCCGAGGGCTATGACTGGAAGGAGATCACAGCCTTTCTCATGGACAACTATTCCATTGAGATCGCTGGGGGCCTGGGGCCCTCGGTGGGCAAG GTCCTGCGAATCGGCCTCATGGGCTGCAACTCGACCAGTGGCAATGTGGACCGTGTGCTGTGTGCCCTGAGAGACGCCCTCAGGCACTGCCGCCACAGCAGGCTGTGA
- the AGXT gene encoding serine--pyruvate aminotransferase isoform X1: MHCTAVLGAAQAASTAALLQARLLGMARRAMATSLLCVPPPQVLLRPLAVPERLLLGPGPSNVPPRILAAGSQQLLGHMHPEVLQVMDEIKAGIQYAFQTRNRLTLAISGTGHCAMEAALLNLLDRDDTALVAVNGIWGQRAADIARRLGANVHELLKPPGEYFTLWDIEEGLVQHKPSVLFITHGESSTGVLQPLEGLGELCHRHGCLLLVDAVASLGGAPIFMDQQEVDVLYSGSQKVLNAPPGSAPISFSERAREKMLRRKTKPLSFYLDMSWLANYWGCDGELRRYHHTAPINSFFSLREGLAMLAELGLENSWERHRANCTQLCQGLCDLGLELFVKEEKARLPTVTTVRVPEGYDWKEITAFLMDNYSIEIAGGLGPSVGKVLRIGLMGCNSTSGNVDRVLCALRDALRHCRHSRL; the protein is encoded by the exons ATGCACTGCACcgctgtgctgggtgctgcacaggcagcctccactgctgctctcctccaggCTCGGCTCCTGGGAATGGCAAGGCGTGCCATGGCCACCAGCCTGCTCTGCGTCCCTCCGCCCCAGGTGCTGCTTCGGCCCCTGGCTGTGCCAGAGAGGCTGCTGCTTGGGCCAGGGCCCAGCAACGTGCCCCCCCGCatcctggctgcaggcagccagcagctcctgggccaCATGCACCCCGAGGTGCTGCAG GTGATGGATGAGATCAAGGCGGGCATCCAGTATGCCTTCCAGACGCGGAACCGGCTGACCCTGGCCATCAGTGGCACTGGCCACTGTGCTATGGAGGCTGCCCTCCTCAACCTGCTGGACCGTGATGACACTGCACTGGTGGCTGTCAACGGCATCTGGGGACAACGTGCTGCCGACATTGCCAGGAGGCTGG GAGCCAATGTCCATGAGCTGCTGAAGCCCCCAGGCGAGTACTTCACTCTGTGGGACATTGAGGAA GGCCTGGTGCAGCACAAGCCCTCGGTGCTCTTCATCACGCACGGCGAGTCCTCCACAggggtgctgcagccactggAGGGGCTGGGCGAGCTTTGCCACCG CcatggctgcctgctgcttgtgGATGCGGTGGCATCACTCGGGGGAGCCCCCATCTTCATGGACCAGCAGG AGGTTGACGTCCTGTACTCGGGGTCTCAGAAAGTCCTCAACGCCCCCCCTGGCAGTGCCCCCATCTCGTTCAGCGAGCGAGCCAG GGAGAAGATGCTGAGGAGGAAGACGAAGCCCCTGTCCTTCTATCTGGACATGAGCTGGTTGGCAAACTACTGGGGCTGCGATGGGGAGCTGCGAAG GTACCACCACACAGCACCGATCAACAGCTTCTTCAGCCTGCGGGAAGGCTTGGCcatgctggcagagctg gGTCTAGAGAACTCTTGGGAACGCCACCGGGCCAACTgcacccagctgtgccaggggctgtgcGACCTGGGGCTTGAGCTCTTCGTGAAGGAGGAG AAGGCAAGGCTTCCCACTGTCACCACTGTCAGGGTGCCCGAGGGCTATGACTGGAAGGAGATCACAGCCTTTCTCATGGACAACTATTCCATTGAGATCGCTGGGGGCCTGGGGCCCTCGGTGGGCAAG GTCCTGCGAATCGGCCTCATGGGCTGCAACTCGACCAGTGGCAATGTGGACCGTGTGCTGTGTGCCCTGAGAGACGCCCTCAGGCACTGCCGCCACAGCAGGCTGTGA